A window of the Cannabis sativa cultivar Pink pepper isolate KNU-18-1 chromosome X, ASM2916894v1, whole genome shotgun sequence genome harbors these coding sequences:
- the LOC115722848 gene encoding uncharacterized protein LOC115722848: MVDPRKIEVVKNWPRAKTVTEVRSFLGLAGYYRCFVEGFSKIAMPLSELTRKNQRFIWSDKCEGSFQELKQRLITAHVLALPSDQEKFVVYCDALRQGLGFLLMQSDLLERIKVAKLEDPKLFKIREDVLAGKSKDFSISDSGMLLFKARGCVPDNTELKKEILDEAHTTQWKWEDIAMDLVVGLSRTIGMYDSVWVLVDRFTKSAHFLPIKVTYTIDQYADLYVKEIVRLHGIPKCIISDRDPKFTSKFWVSLQKAMGTNLKFSTAFHPRIDGQSERTIQILEDLLRACVMDFGGFVNIPTYYTKL; encoded by the exons ATGGTAGACCCAAGGAAGATTGAAgtagtgaagaattggcctagaGCAAAAACAGTTACTGAAGTTCggagttttctcggtttagcgggtTATTATCGGTGTTTTGTGGAAGGCTTTTCTAAGATCGCAATGCCGTTATCCGAGTTAACTAGGAAGAACCAACGGtttatatggtcagataagtgtgagggAAGTTTCCAAGAGCTGAAACAACGACTTATTACAGCTCATGTTTTAGCCTTGCCATCGGATCAAGAGAAGTTTGTGGTGTATTGCGATGCATTAAGGCAGGGTTTGGGTTTTCTGCTAATGCAG TCAgacttgttggaaagaattaaagtggcaaaattagaAGACCCTAAACTGTTTAAGATTCGAGAAGATGTTTTAGCAGGCAAATCTAAGGACTTTTCAATCTCTGACAGTGGAATGCTACTGTTCAAAGCACGAGGGTGTGTCCCTGATAACactgagcttaagaaagagattttggatgaagctcacactaCCC aatggaagtgggaagacattgcgATGGATTTGGTGGTTGGTTTGTCGAGAACTATAGGAATGTATGACTCTGTTTGGGTCCTGGTGGATCGctttacaaagtcagcacatttcttGCCTATCAAAGTAACTTATACAATagatcagtatgctgatttgtatgtaAAGGAGATTGTTCGCCTTCATGGAATACCAAAGTGTATCATTTCAGATAGAGACCCTAAATTTAcctcgaagttttgggtgagtttgCAGAAGGCCATGGGAACTAATTTGAAGTTCAGTACGGCCTTTCATCCTCGAATAGATGGGCAATCTGAGCGAACTATTCAGATACTTGAAGACCTATTACGAGCTTGTGTCATGGATTTTGGAGG CTTTGTAAATattcctacttattacaccaagctgtaa